The nucleotide sequence ATTACTTGCTGACATGGTACAGCAAAGGCATCTATCAGTTCAGGACAGCCATTCTGGATGCTCTGAAAAAGTACGCTGAACCTGCAGGCATCTATCAGAAAAAAAGGTTTGATACTAAAGGCCAAGTGGTGGATGAAGACAGCTATGTGGAAGGAGAACAGCCCGAGTTTCCACTGATCGTGAAGGAAAACGGCGTTAAGTTTGCAGTGTATTTGAACGATGGAGCCATGGTGGGTGTCTTTCTGGATCAGAGAGAGGTCAGAAAAGCGATCAGAGATCAATACGCAAAAGGAAGAACAATGCTGAATCTCTTTTCTTATACGGGTGCTTTTTCTGTTTATGCAGCACTCGGAGGAGCCGTTAAAACAACAAGCGTAGACCTGGCGAACCGCAGCATGAGTAAAACGATCGAGCAGTTCAGCATTAACGGCATTGATTATGAAGCACAGGATATCATCGTGGAAGATGTGTTTCACTATTTCAAGTATGCCGTGAAGAAAAAGCTGAAGTTCGATATGGTGGTTCTTGATCCCCCGAGCTTTGCAAGGTCAAAAAAGGTTACCTTCAGTGCTGCGAAAGACTATAAAGATCTGCTGAAGGATGCGATTGCTCTGACTTCAGATAAAGGAGTCATCGTTGCCTCCACAAACTGCAGTACATTCTCTATGAAGAAGTTTAAAGGGTTTATTGAAACGGCGTTTAAAGAAACGGGTGAATCATACAGGATACTTGAGGAATTCTCTCTTCCGGCTGATTTTAAAACAATCAAAGAGTACAAAGAAGGCAATTATTTAAAAGTGGTGTTTATAGAAAAACGGTGAGCCGGTCTTTAAGACCGGCTTTATTTTCGCATAAAATAAATGCTTTTACGAAATAGTAATAAAAAATCCGGTACAGGGGAGATTACTGCACATGGTTCATCACAATATTAACTTAACAACTCCTGAAATCTCCGCATTGTGGACGACGCATATGCAGGAAAGTGCATCTTTATGCTTTTTAAAGCATTTTATCGTCCATATGGAGGACGAGGAAATTGCCCCTTTAGTTAAAGAAGCGATGCAGCTTTCGGCATCTAACCTGGAAACGGTAAAACGCTTTTTAGAGGGTGAAAACTATCCTGTTCCAGACGGGTTTTCAGATGCAGACGTGGATTTGTCTGCACCGCCCTTATATACAGATCTTTACGCGCTTAGTTATGTGTACCGGACAAGCCAGCTTACTCTTGTCAGCGTCTCTACCCTCATTACGAATGTTGCCAGGACAGATCTGCTTGCGTTTTTTATTCAAGCGCAGCAGAAAGTAACAGGCTTGTACAAAATGTCCGTAGATTTGATGCTCTCTAAGGGGATTTATGACCGTCCGCCGAAAATGACCTATCCTGACAGTTTGCATTATGTTGAAAACAATTCCTATTTGACCGGCTGGTTTGGTGAAAGAAGACCGCTTAATTCGTTTGAACTTGGCGAAGCGTTTTTTATTATCGAGCGCAACTATATCGGTATTCTGCTGCTTAAGGGCTTCCTTCAATCCATGAAAGATAAAGAAGTCAAAAACTACTTGATAAGGGCTAAGAAGCTCGCTGAAAAGCAGGTGGATGTCTTTAATCTTCTGCTGAAGAAAGAAGGTCATTTGGGAACGATTCCAGTATCGCTTGAGGTTACGGATTCAGAGGTTTGCCCTTTTTCTGAAAAGCTGATTATGTTCATGATTACAGCATCAACAGGCGCCGCCATATCTCTAATTGGACGGAGTTTATCTCTGTCGATGAGAAGGGATGTAGCTGCCCATTATCTGCTGATAATGAAAGATATTATGCTCTTTACGGAAGATGGCACACAGCTGATGATTCGGCGAGGGTGGTTTGAACAGCCGCCCCAGTCAGAAATAAAGCCATTGTGATCAAGCGGTATCCTTACTGGAATCCGCTTTTTTGCCATTCTTCCTTCAGGATAGAATGCATGATCACGTCATAAGGTTTTTCATCCTGAATAATATAATCTCTCAGTCTTCCTTCCTCTTTAAAGCCAAGCTTTTGAAGAACGCTTCTGGATGGTGTATTTGCAATCATGACTACAGCCCCAACGCGAATCAGCCCCATTTTTTCAAAGCCAAAGGACAAAATCGCCTTTATCGCCTCTATGCTGTAGCCCATTCTCCAGTAGTCACGTGAAATCTCGTAGCCTATTTCAGCGCGCTTGTATTTTGGGGACAGGGAATGATACCCGCACGTGCCTATCAATGTGCCGGAGTCTTTCAGCTCGATCCCCCAGCGTATGAGCCTGTTTGACTGGTAGCCAAGCTTGAAGCTGTGTATCAGGGCCTCTGCTTCCTCTTTCGTCTTAAAAGCATTCATTCCGTAATACTTTGTTACTTCCTCTTTTGAAAAGGTTTGATAGATTTGTTCAGCATCAGACTGATCGATGCTTCTCAGTCTGAGCCGGTCAGTTTCAATCAATGGAAATGTTGACGGCATATTTGCTCTCCTCTTTCTTGTTGAAACTGTTTATTTCGACAGCATCCGGTTAAAATCCTGTTTTTTTGGCAGCATGTTTCGCTGAAATTCGACTGTGTGAATACCCGTTTTTCCGGACATTCTATCAGCATCGAATCTTGGAGTGTTTACATGTATACACTAATTGTTTACTTGTAAACAAAATGTAATCTATTGTATACAAATAATGTTTACAAGTGTACAAATGTGTACGCATGTTGGTATATAAGGGTGTGTACAATTTGTAACGGTTGTATACGTTTTTGTGTGCGATTGTAAACGAAATTGTTTACATGTATACGTATTTGTAATCTTCCTTCTTCTATTGACGAATCTGGCAATCTTTAATACTCTTTAAGTGATTGGATTTTTATACTAATTCATGAAAGGAAAGGAATGACTGATATGACGAAA is from Bacillus sp. FSL H8-0547 and encodes:
- a CDS encoding class I SAM-dependent rRNA methyltransferase; protein product: MEKTILIKRKYADEMKSGNPLIPKDALVDPSALKEEGELIRLLDEQRQFIGLGYYGRQNKGAGWILTHKEGEPIDQAFFDEKLKTALSYRKQLFESTDTTAFRVFNGEGDGIGGLTIDVFNGYYLLTWYSKGIYQFRTAILDALKKYAEPAGIYQKKRFDTKGQVVDEDSYVEGEQPEFPLIVKENGVKFAVYLNDGAMVGVFLDQREVRKAIRDQYAKGRTMLNLFSYTGAFSVYAALGGAVKTTSVDLANRSMSKTIEQFSINGIDYEAQDIIVEDVFHYFKYAVKKKLKFDMVVLDPPSFARSKKVTFSAAKDYKDLLKDAIALTSDKGVIVASTNCSTFSMKKFKGFIETAFKETGESYRILEEFSLPADFKTIKEYKEGNYLKVVFIEKR
- a CDS encoding DUF3231 family protein, which produces MVHHNINLTTPEISALWTTHMQESASLCFLKHFIVHMEDEEIAPLVKEAMQLSASNLETVKRFLEGENYPVPDGFSDADVDLSAPPLYTDLYALSYVYRTSQLTLVSVSTLITNVARTDLLAFFIQAQQKVTGLYKMSVDLMLSKGIYDRPPKMTYPDSLHYVENNSYLTGWFGERRPLNSFELGEAFFIIERNYIGILLLKGFLQSMKDKEVKNYLIRAKKLAEKQVDVFNLLLKKEGHLGTIPVSLEVTDSEVCPFSEKLIMFMITASTGAAISLIGRSLSLSMRRDVAAHYLLIMKDIMLFTEDGTQLMIRRGWFEQPPQSEIKPL
- a CDS encoding GNAT family protein, giving the protein MPSTFPLIETDRLRLRSIDQSDAEQIYQTFSKEEVTKYYGMNAFKTKEEAEALIHSFKLGYQSNRLIRWGIELKDSGTLIGTCGYHSLSPKYKRAEIGYEISRDYWRMGYSIEAIKAILSFGFEKMGLIRVGAVVMIANTPSRSVLQKLGFKEEGRLRDYIIQDEKPYDVIMHSILKEEWQKSGFQ